The Streptomyces noursei ATCC 11455 sequence GTTGTACCAGACCGTGTCGGCGCTCAGCCCGGCGAACGCCGAGCCGTTGTTGTTGGCCGCCGACGTGAGTGCGTACAGCACCTCGGAGAAGCCGTGCGCCCCCGGGTTGAGCATGGCCGACCGCTCGCCGGGGAACGCCATGGCCAGTCCCGCGCCGACGAGGACCAGCGCGGGCGTGGTCAGGATGTAGAGGGAGGCGTACCGCATCTCCTGGCCGCGCAGCTTCTTGCCCAGGTACTCCGGGGTGCGGCCGACCATCAGCCCGGCGACGAAGACCGCGACCACCGCCAGGATCAGGATCCCGTAGAGCCCGGAGCCGGTGCCGCCGGGCGCGATCTCCCCCAACATCATGTTGAAGATCGTCATCCCGCCGCCGCCCGGAGTGTACGAGTCGTGGGCGGAGTCGACCGCTCCGCACGACGTGAGGGTGGTGGAGACCGCGAACAGCGCCGAGGACCAGATGCCGAACCGGGTCTCCTTGCCCTCCGTCATCGCCCCGGCCGCGTGCCCGGCCGGACTGCTGACGCGGTACAGCTCGTTGGCGGTCACCAGGACCACCGAGGCGGCCCAGAGCAGCACCATCACGGTGACGACGGCGTAGCCCTGGCGGACGTCGCCGACCATCACCCCGAAGGTCCGCGGCAACGAGAACGGGATCACCAGCAGCAGATAGATCTCGATCAGATTGGTCAGCCCGCTGGGATTCTCGAAGGGATGCGCGGAGTTGGCGTTGAAGAAGCCGCCGCCGTTGGTGCCCAGCAGCTTGATCGCCTCCTGCGAGGCGACCGGCCCGCCGGGCAGGCTCTGCCGGCCGCCGGCGAGGGTGGCGACGGCGTGGGCCCCGTGGAAGTTCTGGATGACGCCGGCGGCCACCAGCACGACCGCGAAGACGAAGGAGATCGGCAGCAGCACCCGCAGCACGAGCCGGGTCAGGTCCACCCAGAAGTTCCCGACGCGATCGGTGCGTTTCCGGGTGAAGCCGCGGATCAGCGTGGCCACCACGGCGATGCCCACGGCCGCGGAGACGAAGTTCTGCACCGCCAGCCCGGCCATCTGCACGAGGTGGCCCATCGTCGTCTCGCCGGCGTACGCCTGCCAGTTGGTGTTGGTGACGAACGACGCCGCGGTGTTGAACGCCAGGTCCGCCGGCACCGGCTTGCGGCCCAGGGAGAGCAGGAGGTGGTCCTGGAGTCGCAGGAACGCGTACAGGAACAGCGTCGACACGAAGGAGAAGGCCAGGAGGCCGCGCAGATAGACCGGCCACCGCTGGTCGACGTCCCCGTTCACCCCGCCCGCCCGGTGGACCAGGCGCTCGATCCGCCAGTGGCGGTCGGTGGTCAGGACGTGCGCCAGGGCGCCGCCCAGCGGCCGGTGCGAGAGCGCCAGCGCCGCGACCAGGACGGCTGCTTGGAGCCAGCCGGCCGCGGTGTCGCCCATCCGCGAACTCCCTAGAACTTCTCGGGAAAGATCAGGCAGAGGATGAGGTAGATCACCAGTCCGGCGGCGACGATCAGACCGATGATGTTCTCCACGCTCACCGGCGTCCGACCCCCTTGGCAGCCAGGCCGATCAGGGCGAAGACCGCGGCCGTCAGGCCGACATAGGCAACGTCCGACATGGGTGCGGCACCCCGCAAGTCGTCAGGGGCGGGAGACTCGTCCCGTCCGGTATGTAGGTATATGCCAATTTCTGACGGTATATCAGGTCGGGTGCGCCGGCCGCTTGCCGCGCCGGGGACGTCCGGGCGCGGAGCTCGGCAGGCTGAGCGTCACCGTGAAGGCCGACCCCCTGCTGGAGGTCCGCAGCGACCCGTCCATCGCCTCGGCCAGGTCGCGCGACAGCCGCAGCGCCAGACTGTCGGCACGGGAACCGGACCGCCCCGCGGCCGCCGCACCCTCGCCACCGGACCCGTCCGCCACCCGGATCGCCACCCGGCCGTCGTGGGTCTCCGCGGTGACCACGGGCGGCCGGCCCGGCGGGCTGTGGCGCAGTGCGTCGGCCGCCAGAGCGGTCAACGCACGGGTGAGCAGCGCGGCATCGGCGATCACATCGGGCAGGTACTCCGGCAGCCGCAGCACGATCGAGTGGCCACCGGGCCCCAGGTCGTCCAGCGCCGCGCCCCACGCCTCGTTCAGATCGACCGGTCGGAGGTAGAGGTCCAGCGCCCCGGCGTGCAGCCGGCTCAGGTCGTCCAGGTCGGTGACCAGCTGCGCCGCCCGGTGCACGGCCACGCGTGCGGTCTCCAGCAGCCGCCGCTCGTCCGGGGCCCGCTCCCCGCCGCGCCGCCGCAGCCGCCCCAGCGCGTCCTCGGCGGTGTGCAGCGGCGCGCGCAGATCGCGGCCGGCGGCCAGCAGAAGGGAGGCTCGGGTGCGTTCGGCGTCGGCGAGCGGATCGCCGACGCCGGCGGGCCCGGCGATCCGGCCCCGGGCATGCGCGAGCCCCAGCTCGGCGGCGCACGCGTCGAGCAGCCGCCGGTCCTGCGAACTCAGCCCCGGCCCACGGGCGGCCAGCGTCAGGAGGTCGTCCACCGGGCTCTCCACCTCCGCCTCGTACGGCCGCTCCGGCGGGTGGTCGCCGGCGCTGGCGACCACGTACCAGCGCGGCACCGGCGACGCCCGGGGGTCCCGTTCGAGCAGGCTCACCGCACTCAGCCCGAAGTTCTCCCGGATCATCTCCACCAGCGCCGGCAGGTCCTGGCCGCGCAACGCGCCCGCGGCCAGGCGGCTCAGCGTCCGGGCCTCCGCGATCGCCCGCGCGGCCTGCCGGGTGTGCCGGGCCGCCGACCCCGCCGCGGTCCCCACCAGCACGGCCGTGACGACGAACACGACCAGCGCGACGATCTCCTCGGGACGTTCGATGTCGAAGGAGTGCACCGGGGCGATGAAGGAGTAGTCGGCGAGCAGCGCCGCGGCGACCGCGGCCAGCAGCGCCGGCACGACCCCGCCCACCAACGCCACCACCACGATCACCAGCAGATAGAGCACCAGGGCGCCGGCCAGGCCCATCGGGCCCCGCACCACGGTGAGCAGCAGCGTCAACAGGGGCAGCAGGACCACCGCGCCGGCCGCGGCGGCGCCGAGACGCCGCGGACCCATGCCGTTGCCCGGACGCGGCAGCCGCAGCGCGGCGGACGGCGCTGCCTCCTCGTGCGTGACGATGTGCACGTCGATGGGGCCGGACCCCTTGATCGTCCGCTCGCCCACGCCCGCCCGCAGCAGCGACGCCACCCGGCCGTGCCGACTCGCGCCCAGCACGATCTGGGTGACGTTCTCCGCCTCCGCGAACTGCAACAGCGCCTCGACCACGTCCTCGCCGGTGGTCTGGTGGAAGCTGCCGCCGAGCGATTCCAGCAGGGTGCGCTGGGCGTCCAGCACCGACGGGTCGACGTGGGTCAGCCCGTCCTCCGGGACCACATGGAGCGCCAGCAACTCCGTGCCCGGCGTGCGGGCGCTGATCCGCGCGGCCCGCCGGATCAGCGTCCCGCCCTCCGGGCCGCCGTTGAGGGCGACCAGGATGCGCTCCCGGGTCTCCCACGGGGCGACGATCCCGTGCTCGGCGCGGTACCGCTGGAGCCCCTCCTC is a genomic window containing:
- a CDS encoding DUF4118 domain-containing protein, with product MARGRLRIFLGAAPGVGKTYAMLAEGQRLRALGTEVVVGFVEPHGRRPTAAMAEGLETIPRRTLWHRGARFTEMDLDAVLARRPQVALVDELAHSNVPGTRNAKRWQDVEELLDAGIDVVTTLNVQHLESLNDVVRQITGVRQRETLPDEVARRADQIELVDLPPEVLRRRMVHGDIYPADRIESALTHYFRVGNLTALREIALLWLADRVEEGLQRYRAEHGIVAPWETRERILVALNGGPEGGTLIRRAARISARTPGTELLALHVVPEDGLTHVDPSVLDAQRTLLESLGGSFHQTTGEDVVEALLQFAEAENVTQIVLGASRHGRVASLLRAGVGERTIKGSGPIDVHIVTHEEAAPSAALRLPRPGNGMGPRRLGAAAAGAVVLLPLLTLLLTVVRGPMGLAGALVLYLLVIVVVALVGGVVPALLAAVAAALLADYSFIAPVHSFDIERPEEIVALVVFVVTAVLVGTAAGSAARHTRQAARAIAEARTLSRLAAGALRGQDLPALVEMIRENFGLSAVSLLERDPRASPVPRWYVVASAGDHPPERPYEAEVESPVDDLLTLAARGPGLSSQDRRLLDACAAELGLAHARGRIAGPAGVGDPLADAERTRASLLLAAGRDLRAPLHTAEDALGRLRRRGGERAPDERRLLETARVAVHRAAQLVTDLDDLSRLHAGALDLYLRPVDLNEAWGAALDDLGPGGHSIVLRLPEYLPDVIADAALLTRALTALAADALRHSPPGRPPVVTAETHDGRVAIRVADGSGGEGAAAAGRSGSRADSLALRLSRDLAEAMDGSLRTSSRGSAFTVTLSLPSSAPGRPRRGKRPAHPT
- the kdpA gene encoding potassium-transporting ATPase subunit KdpA, giving the protein MGDTAAGWLQAAVLVAALALSHRPLGGALAHVLTTDRHWRIERLVHRAGGVNGDVDQRWPVYLRGLLAFSFVSTLFLYAFLRLQDHLLLSLGRKPVPADLAFNTAASFVTNTNWQAYAGETTMGHLVQMAGLAVQNFVSAAVGIAVVATLIRGFTRKRTDRVGNFWVDLTRLVLRVLLPISFVFAVVLVAAGVIQNFHGAHAVATLAGGRQSLPGGPVASQEAIKLLGTNGGGFFNANSAHPFENPSGLTNLIEIYLLLVIPFSLPRTFGVMVGDVRQGYAVVTVMVLLWAASVVLVTANELYRVSSPAGHAAGAMTEGKETRFGIWSSALFAVSTTLTSCGAVDSAHDSYTPGGGGMTIFNMMLGEIAPGGTGSGLYGILILAVVAVFVAGLMVGRTPEYLGKKLRGQEMRYASLYILTTPALVLVGAGLAMAFPGERSAMLNPGAHGFSEVLYALTSAANNNGSAFAGLSADTVWYNTVLGVVMLLGRFLPMVFVLALAGSLAGQQPVPVTAGTLPTHRPQFIGLLTGVILIVVGLTYFPALALGPLAEGLH
- the kdpF gene encoding K(+)-transporting ATPase subunit F, whose product is MSVENIIGLIVAAGLVIYLILCLIFPEKF